A genomic window from Clostridium cylindrosporum DSM 605 includes:
- a CDS encoding ParB/RepB/Spo0J family partition protein, which yields MAKKGALGKGLSALIPEDNGVIEKAREASIEVNIDDVFPNKLQPRHDFDEEKIESLAQSIKEHGIIQPIIVKKEGDFYKIIAGERRWRASKKIGMKKIPIIERDFSEREIAEISLIENIQREDLNPIEEALAYKRLSKEFNLTQEEISTRVGKSRAAITNTMRLLTLHDDIINLIEKRSLTEGHGKIIAGIEDKDIQLKIADKVIKEELNVRQTETLIREINLDKSTKKVEKAKDIHVKHVEERLKEILGTKVSINQGKKKGKLEIEFYSDADLNRILDLISK from the coding sequence ATGGCTAAAAAGGGTGCATTAGGTAAGGGGTTATCTGCGCTTATACCTGAGGACAACGGAGTTATAGAAAAGGCTAGGGAAGCAAGTATTGAGGTTAACATAGATGATGTTTTTCCAAATAAGCTTCAGCCGAGACATGACTTCGATGAGGAAAAAATAGAATCTTTAGCACAATCTATTAAAGAGCATGGGATAATTCAACCTATAATTGTTAAAAAAGAAGGAGACTTTTATAAGATAATTGCTGGTGAAAGAAGATGGAGAGCATCTAAGAAGATAGGAATGAAGAAAATTCCTATAATAGAAAGAGACTTTTCAGAAAGGGAAATAGCAGAGATTTCCTTGATAGAGAATATACAAAGGGAAGATTTAAATCCTATTGAAGAAGCATTAGCATATAAAAGACTTTCTAAAGAATTTAACTTAACTCAGGAAGAGATATCAACTAGAGTTGGAAAGTCTAGGGCAGCTATTACAAATACCATGAGATTATTAACACTACATGATGATATTATAAATCTAATAGAAAAGAGATCACTTACAGAGGGACATGGAAAAATAATAGCTGGAATAGAAGATAAGGATATTCAGTTAAAAATAGCAGATAAAGTTATAAAAGAGGAATTAAATGTCCGTCAAACGGAAACATTAATAAGAGAAATAAATTTAGATAAATCTACTAAGAAAGTAGAGAAGGCTAAAGATATTCATGTAAAGCATGTGGAAGAAAGACTAAAAGAAATACTAGGAACTAAAGTTAGCATTAATCAAGGAAAGAAAAAGGGTAAGTTAGAAATAGAATTTTATTCTGATGCTGACCTTAATAGGATACTGGACTTGATTTCTAAGTAA
- a CDS encoding DUF4446 family protein has product MEMILETISEYNTLIIIAILALILVLIVIQIVNKVHLNKLDKKYRKLFRNSKSETIEDMIIDYGSRVEKILEYTRNVHKAYKGIDERISGCTQKVGMIRYKAFDDIGSDLSYSIALLDESDSGVVITGIYGRNDSTTFAKPIDNGISKYDLSDEEKEAIDRAQKAYKDNNKYRMDTLEEISDLKEYRPLNNESDEDEDDYEGDYSDDENYQDEYSDEDYDDYDETAYDEDDEEYINKKN; this is encoded by the coding sequence ATGGAGATGATTCTAGAGACTATTAGCGAGTACAATACACTTATAATTATTGCTATATTAGCACTTATACTTGTGCTTATAGTTATACAAATAGTCAACAAGGTCCATTTAAACAAGTTAGACAAAAAGTACAGGAAACTTTTTAGAAATTCTAAATCTGAAACTATTGAAGATATGATTATCGATTATGGTAGCAGAGTAGAAAAGATTCTAGAGTACACAAGAAATGTACATAAGGCTTATAAGGGAATTGATGAAAGAATAAGTGGATGTACACAAAAAGTAGGTATGATAAGATATAAGGCCTTTGATGATATAGGAAGCGATTTAAGCTATTCAATAGCATTACTTGATGAATCTGATTCAGGGGTTGTAATTACAGGTATTTACGGAAGAAATGATTCAACTACATTTGCTAAGCCAATAGATAATGGTATCTCTAAATATGACCTTTCAGATGAGGAAAAAGAGGCTATAGATAGGGCACAAAAGGCATATAAAGATAATAATAAGTATAGAATGGATACTCTAGAGGAAATTAGTGACCTAAAGGAATATAGACCTTTAAATAATGAATCTGATGAGGATGAAGATGATTATGAAGGTGACTATAGTGATGATGAAAATTATCAAGATGAATATAGCGACGAAGATTATGATGATTACGATGAAACCGCATATGATGAAGATGATGAAGAATATATAAATAAAAAAAATTAA
- a CDS encoding flavodoxin — protein sequence MKIVYWSGTGNTEKMAELISEGIKSTGKNAEAIFVSDVNIDLILQEEVLVLGCPSMGCEELEGAQFEPFIQEISTKISGKKLALFGSYGWGSGEWMDDFKQRMIGYGCVISEEPLIIQNEPDDNEDDCIDFGKRIALL from the coding sequence ATGAAAATAGTTTATTGGTCAGGAACAGGAAATACAGAAAAAATGGCAGAGTTAATTTCTGAGGGTATAAAGTCAACAGGAAAAAATGCTGAGGCTATTTTTGTTTCAGATGTTAATATAGATTTAATTTTACAAGAGGAAGTACTAGTACTTGGATGCCCATCAATGGGGTGTGAGGAACTAGAGGGAGCACAGTTTGAACCATTTATCCAAGAGATATCTACAAAGATATCAGGAAAAAAGCTTGCACTATTTGGCTCATATGGATGGGGAAGTGGAGAGTGGATGGATGATTTTAAACAAAGAATGATAGGATATGGCTGTGTTATAAGTGAAGAACCTCTAATAATTCAAAATGAACCAGATGATAATGAAGATGATTGTATAGACTTTGGGAAGAGGATAGCTCTTTTATAA
- a CDS encoding DUF3793 family protein — MKTIDFYNKLNSMHEKDYIENFLTYSTSLVIAGIKPAVTIALSEQNKKLFKSWKHFGRDFVDKLSLNYIELRNTSKSTILMIYDKDVLQKRLTKESVQQFLIELGYPKTLDIHSYINKLKLRYEKYHCPHELGLFLGIPIEDVKDFMNCTPKECLLCGYWKVYNNLHEAKNTFDKYDMIKEYTIQSILQGKLSHDVAFKIKNYSFSLSNVN; from the coding sequence ATGAAAACTATAGATTTTTATAATAAACTAAATTCAATGCATGAAAAGGATTATATAGAGAACTTTTTGACTTATAGTACATCTCTGGTAATTGCAGGTATAAAACCTGCTGTGACAATCGCTTTAAGTGAACAAAATAAAAAATTATTTAAGTCATGGAAACATTTTGGAAGAGATTTCGTAGACAAATTGTCTCTAAATTATATAGAGCTTAGAAATACTAGTAAATCAACAATTTTAATGATTTATGATAAAGATGTATTACAGAAAAGACTTACAAAGGAATCAGTTCAACAATTTTTAATTGAACTTGGTTATCCTAAAACTTTAGATATCCATAGCTATATTAATAAATTAAAGCTTAGATATGAAAAATACCATTGTCCTCATGAACTTGGCCTATTCCTTGGAATACCAATTGAGGATGTAAAGGACTTTATGAATTGTACTCCTAAGGAATGCTTATTATGCGGATATTGGAAGGTCTATAACAATCTTCATGAAGCTAAAAATACCTTTGATAAATATGACATGATAAAGGAGTACACAATACAAAGTATACTTCAAGGCAAATTATCACATGATGTTGCCTTTAAGATAAAAAATTATTCATTTTCCCTTTCGAATGTAAATTAA
- a CDS encoding ANTAR domain-containing response regulator, translating to MPSYKIIIGDNDESFLETLKFRISQTGHRVLDTDTSGAALLRKIRSLSPDIVIAEATLKGVSGFEIADILEGEGICPCIVSFKGEPSQYKINISRKKVKTYLRKPVDYSEIDYLLKHSIDEFHRALKEEKKAKEKKTVDKAKKMLMEKYNLGEEDAYKYIRKKSMDKGSTMYKISLILIDVLKTK from the coding sequence ATGCCAAGTTATAAGATAATCATAGGGGACAATGATGAAAGTTTTCTAGAAACATTAAAATTCAGAATATCTCAAACAGGACATAGAGTCCTAGATACTGACACTTCAGGGGCAGCACTTCTTAGAAAGATAAGAAGCCTTAGCCCTGATATAGTAATAGCAGAAGCAACTCTTAAGGGAGTATCAGGCTTTGAAATAGCAGATATACTAGAGGGGGAAGGGATTTGTCCTTGTATAGTAAGTTTTAAAGGAGAGCCATCCCAATACAAAATAAATATTTCTCGTAAAAAGGTAAAGACTTATCTTAGAAAGCCTGTAGACTATAGTGAAATTGATTACTTATTAAAGCACTCTATAGATGAATTTCATAGAGCCCTTAAGGAAGAAAAGAAAGCTAAAGAAAAGAAAACAGTAGATAAAGCTAAAAAGATGTTAATGGAAAAGTATAATTTAGGTGAAGAAGATGCTTATAAGTATATAAGAAAGAAAAGCATGGATAAGGGATCAACAATGTATAAAATATCCCTAATTCTCATAGATGTACTGAAAACCAAATAA
- the glnA gene encoding type I glutamate--ammonia ligase, protein MKYTVQDILEIIEEEEIEFLYLQFTDILGVMKNIAITGDEIERALKGELTFDGSSIDGFVRVEEYDMYLKPDLDTFLIYPWRGSFGREARVICNIYSDLNTPFNGDPRFILQRVIDEASALGYSFNFGPECEFFLFHTDSNGKATLNTHDDAGYFDLAPVDLGENARRDMVVTLRKMGFEVDTSHHEVAPGQHEIDLKSDIALHAADKIVTFKTIVRKVAKNHGLHATFMPKPMFKEAGSGMHMNVSMHCDGKDAFKGDLKGGLSKEAMYFIGGVLKHAKAICALTNPTVNSYKRLLSGYEAPRDIAWSFKNRGPLIRVPALVNSKDVRIEIRNPDPSCNPYLAFAVILKAGLEGIKNKIDPGSPIEEVTEDIDRLPSSLESAITCLIKDDVIKDALKEHIFKTFTEAKKIEFEDYRSRITSWEIDQYLTKF, encoded by the coding sequence GTGAAATATACTGTACAGGATATTTTAGAAATAATTGAAGAGGAAGAGATAGAGTTTCTATACCTTCAGTTTACAGATATATTAGGGGTTATGAAAAATATCGCCATAACAGGAGATGAAATAGAAAGAGCCCTTAAGGGTGAGCTTACATTTGATGGCTCTTCTATTGATGGTTTTGTTAGAGTTGAGGAATATGATATGTACCTAAAACCTGACCTTGATACCTTTTTAATTTATCCTTGGAGAGGAAGCTTTGGACGTGAAGCTAGGGTAATCTGTAATATATACAGTGATTTAAACACTCCTTTTAATGGTGACCCAAGATTCATTCTTCAAAGGGTTATAGATGAGGCATCAGCTCTTGGTTATAGCTTTAACTTTGGACCAGAGTGTGAATTCTTCTTATTCCATACAGATTCTAATGGAAAAGCAACTCTTAATACACATGATGATGCAGGATATTTTGATCTAGCTCCTGTTGACCTTGGTGAAAATGCTAGACGAGATATGGTTGTAACACTTAGAAAAATGGGATTCGAAGTTGATACGTCACATCATGAGGTAGCTCCTGGCCAACATGAAATAGATCTTAAAAGTGACATAGCTCTACATGCAGCTGATAAAATAGTTACCTTTAAAACCATAGTAAGAAAGGTAGCTAAGAACCATGGACTTCATGCTACATTTATGCCAAAACCTATGTTTAAAGAAGCTGGAAGTGGAATGCATATGAATGTTTCTATGCACTGTGATGGCAAGGATGCCTTTAAAGGAGACCTTAAGGGAGGACTTTCTAAGGAAGCTATGTACTTTATTGGTGGAGTATTAAAACATGCAAAGGCTATATGTGCACTAACAAACCCAACAGTAAACAGCTATAAAAGGCTTTTGTCAGGATATGAAGCCCCAAGGGACATAGCATGGTCATTTAAAAACAGAGGACCTCTTATAAGGGTTCCTGCACTAGTTAATAGTAAAGATGTAAGAATAGAAATTAGAAATCCTGACCCTTCATGTAATCCATATCTTGCTTTTGCAGTGATACTTAAGGCAGGATTAGAGGGAATAAAGAATAAGATAGACCCAGGTAGCCCTATAGAAGAAGTTACTGAGGACATAGATAGACTTCCATCATCACTTGAAAGCGCCATAACATGTCTTATAAAAGACGATGTAATTAAAGACGCATTAAAGGAGCACATTTTCAAAACCTTTACAGAGGCTAAGAAGATAGAATTTGAGGATTATAGAAGCAGAATAACATCCTGGGAAATAGATCAATACTTAACAAAGTTTTAG
- a CDS encoding CvpA family protein, with translation MNYLDIIILVILVLGVISGARKGLVISILNIVGLVVTFILCFSFSGTLSKLLIKYTDIEVAINSLVSQRINSLDPFTVNIINKLKIAGMSPNEFLTSNFINAAIFIVLFICITIIIGMLKQGIKNGIKKSVLGPIDSVLGGVLGFIKWILILSVVFAFVTPIVPLLTKNNNFYVLIDGSILAKNLINYNLITTLIKSFFEGNIKNLIKM, from the coding sequence ATGAATTATTTAGACATTATTATTTTAGTCATTTTAGTGCTTGGTGTTATATCCGGTGCAAGGAAGGGATTAGTAATTTCTATACTTAATATAGTTGGTCTAGTAGTTACCTTCATACTATGTTTTTCGTTTTCAGGTACACTATCTAAACTACTTATAAAGTATACGGATATTGAAGTGGCAATAAATTCTCTTGTATCACAAAGAATAAATTCTCTAGACCCATTTACAGTTAATATTATTAACAAGCTTAAGATAGCAGGAATGAGTCCAAATGAATTTTTAACTAGTAACTTTATTAATGCTGCTATATTTATAGTTCTATTTATTTGTATAACTATAATAATAGGCATGCTAAAGCAAGGTATTAAAAATGGAATTAAAAAATCAGTTTTAGGACCAATAGACAGTGTTCTAGGTGGAGTTCTAGGATTCATTAAATGGATTTTGATACTATCTGTTGTATTTGCATTTGTAACTCCTATAGTTCCACTGCTAACTAAGAATAATAATTTTTATGTATTAATTGACGGATCAATTTTAGCTAAGAATTTAATAAATTATAATCTTATAACTACATTAATAAAGTCCTTTTTTGAGGGGAATATAAAGAATTTAATTAAGATGTAG
- the ytvI gene encoding sporulation integral membrane protein YtvI, producing MLDPLLISKIKKTAIFLIAYTVLFVGFFSTISYTLPFVLAFIIAYLTRPLTEFLKRKLKISSGLSSLITTTISFAIITLIITLLIMKVATESKELLASLPSININDITNYFMSSIDYLRHFYETLDPSIIKQAEAQVASIASSLVDIIGVLLDKLVRLAMSLPLIFMVILVTLLATFFISKDLPDIQKRLIRALSPSGQDRVKYFWSETNKMLFQYIKSYGIIIFITFILTLVGFRILDLKYAFMLSLLSAFFDILPILGIASIYIPLAIYYWIIGDHMISIVILILYGVVTIVRHIVEPKLVSSSLNLHPVAVLAAIFIGLKAYGFLGMVYLIFLMLFYNILKKVNVL from the coding sequence ATGTTAGATCCACTTTTAATTTCTAAAATAAAAAAGACAGCAATATTTTTAATTGCGTATACCGTATTATTTGTAGGGTTTTTCTCTACTATTTCCTATACATTGCCATTTGTACTAGCTTTTATTATTGCCTATCTTACTAGACCACTTACAGAATTCTTAAAAAGAAAATTAAAAATATCAAGCGGGCTTTCTTCACTAATAACTACTACGATATCCTTCGCGATAATAACTTTAATAATTACATTGCTAATTATGAAGGTAGCTACTGAATCAAAGGAGCTGCTAGCTTCACTTCCTAGCATAAACATAAATGACATTACTAATTATTTTATGTCCAGTATTGATTATCTTAGACATTTTTATGAGACATTAGACCCTAGTATAATTAAACAAGCAGAAGCACAGGTAGCATCAATTGCTTCAAGTTTAGTTGATATTATAGGTGTTTTACTAGACAAGCTAGTTAGACTTGCTATGTCACTGCCATTAATTTTTATGGTAATACTAGTAACTCTACTTGCTACATTTTTTATCTCCAAGGACCTTCCTGACATACAAAAAAGGCTTATAAGAGCATTATCTCCAAGTGGTCAGGACAGAGTTAAATACTTTTGGTCTGAAACTAATAAAATGTTATTTCAGTACATTAAGTCCTATGGGATTATAATATTTATAACCTTTATATTAACCTTAGTAGGATTTAGAATACTTGATTTGAAATATGCATTTATGTTAAGTTTATTATCAGCATTTTTTGATATTCTACCTATACTTGGAATAGCATCAATATATATACCACTTGCTATTTATTACTGGATAATTGGGGATCATATGATTTCTATAGTTATACTTATTTTATACGGAGTTGTTACAATAGTTAGACATATAGTAGAACCAAAACTTGTATCATCATCTCTTAATTTACATCCTGTAGCTGTTCTTGCAGCAATATTTATAGGACTTAAGGCATATGGATTCCTTGGAATGGTTTATTTAATATTCCTTATGCTTTTCTACAACATACTAAAAAAAGTAAATGTATTATAA
- the yyaC gene encoding spore protease YyaC, protein MNKAQKYNFSIDTKAENAIMTICKSLKEIINDIYTSHQNIVVLCIGTDRSTGDSLGPLVGTRLSEALKGSNITVLGTLHEPVHAKNIGDNIEYINSSISNPFVIAIDASLGRVDKVGYVSIFDGPIRPGAGVNKSLPHIGDIGITGVINVSGFMEYMVLQNTRLSLVMDLAEKIASSIYFTLKDYSFSKFSARA, encoded by the coding sequence ATGAATAAAGCACAAAAATATAATTTTTCTATAGATACTAAAGCTGAAAATGCTATTATGACGATTTGTAAATCTCTTAAGGAGATTATTAATGATATATATACATCACACCAAAATATAGTAGTTCTTTGTATAGGAACAGACAGGTCTACAGGGGATAGCCTAGGCCCACTTGTTGGAACTAGACTTTCTGAGGCCCTTAAAGGATCTAATATAACTGTACTTGGAACATTACATGAGCCTGTTCATGCAAAGAATATAGGGGATAATATAGAGTATATAAACTCTTCTATATCTAATCCATTTGTAATTGCAATTGATGCATCGCTTGGTCGTGTAGATAAGGTAGGATATGTAAGTATATTTGATGGTCCGATAAGACCAGGCGCAGGGGTTAATAAGAGCCTTCCACATATAGGTGATATAGGAATAACAGGGGTTATTAATGTATCAGGCTTTATGGAATATATGGTACTTCAAAATACTAGACTTTCACTTGTAATGGATCTTGCTGAAAAGATTGCATCTAGTATATATTTTACACTTAAGGATTATTCATTTAGTAAATTTTCTGCAAGGGCGTAG
- a CDS encoding phosphonate C-P lyase system protein PhnG: protein MRINKNQMFKILSAATLEEVERISSIISRKYLVKVIKPAHKTLVMARIRKSYEPSLFYLGEVLGCECIVEVNGARGIALIEGDDFDKTTFIAIIDAALNLGVRESQEIHERMNKLYEKQIKSELRNTHKFGFIDRL, encoded by the coding sequence ATGAGAATTAATAAAAATCAGATGTTTAAAATATTATCGGCTGCTACCTTGGAAGAGGTGGAGAGAATATCATCTATTATTAGTAGAAAGTATTTAGTAAAGGTTATAAAGCCAGCGCATAAAACACTTGTAATGGCAAGGATAAGAAAGTCATATGAGCCATCTTTATTTTATCTTGGAGAGGTTCTTGGATGTGAGTGTATTGTTGAGGTAAATGGAGCAAGAGGGATAGCTTTGATTGAAGGTGATGATTTTGATAAGACAACCTTTATAGCTATAATAGATGCAGCTTTGAACTTAGGAGTTAGAGAATCCCAAGAGATACACGAAAGAATGAATAAACTTTATGAAAAACAAATAAAGAGCGAACTAAGGAATACTCATAAATTTGGGTTTATAGATAGATTATGA
- a CDS encoding PHP domain-containing protein yields the protein MYKADLHVHSSVSDCNYTVDEIIDKAKDKGLTHMAFTEHDTTRGSDYAVKRGKLKGINIIPGIEISAYDRCIGKKVHILGYNYKGSDNIRKLCNAIIKRRNNNCIKQIKILQVLGYDIKVDEVMEISGECMYKQHILDYLHKTGQTDSLFGDIYKKVFSNRGACDFDIEYVNPVDAVKAIRSDGGYAVLAHPGRQGNLSMVFSLIEAGLNGIELNHHGNSPNCRKEIEIICKTNKLFMTGGSDYHGEYSLDALDIGINLAHESSEVVFN from the coding sequence ATGTATAAAGCGGATTTACACGTTCATTCATCTGTTTCAGATTGTAACTACACTGTAGATGAGATTATAGATAAAGCAAAGGATAAAGGCTTAACACATATGGCATTTACGGAACATGATACTACTAGAGGATCTGATTATGCTGTTAAGCGAGGTAAACTTAAGGGTATAAACATCATTCCAGGTATAGAAATATCAGCGTATGACAGATGCATAGGAAAAAAGGTTCATATATTAGGTTACAATTATAAAGGTAGTGATAATATAAGGAAGCTATGCAATGCAATAATAAAAAGGAGAAATAATAATTGCATAAAACAAATAAAGATACTTCAAGTACTAGGGTATGATATAAAGGTTGATGAAGTAATGGAGATATCAGGGGAGTGTATGTATAAGCAGCATATACTAGATTATCTTCATAAAACAGGACAGACAGATTCTTTATTTGGGGATATATACAAAAAAGTTTTTTCAAACAGAGGTGCCTGTGATTTTGATATTGAATATGTAAATCCAGTAGATGCAGTTAAGGCGATAAGAAGTGATGGAGGATATGCAGTGTTAGCACATCCAGGCAGACAAGGGAACTTAAGCATGGTTTTTAGTCTTATAGAGGCAGGGTTGAATGGAATAGAGTTAAATCATCATGGAAACTCTCCTAATTGCAGAAAAGAAATAGAAATAATATGTAAGACAAATAAGTTATTTATGACAGGTGGAAGTGATTATCATGGGGAATATTCTTTAGATGCTTTAGATATAGGAATTAATCTAGCCCATGAAAGTAGTGAAGTTGTATTCAATTAA
- a CDS encoding 3'-5' exonuclease, translated as MDLNESQQRVVSEIDRNILLLASAGTGKTDTMSRRIANIIKSGRANSDEILCITFTNKAAKEMENRIKAIIQEEGNKITIRTFHSFCFDIIKREAKRSTDIFTDFVVFDEDDCRDIIKGFRPHGFSEDSIQRFINIVKEESVKKGISYNASIENIFNSRDDDINYICTENKKVNFDLKRYLEANGENLIHIYNRELSNNHGLDFNDLIIKAKEILSNENVVNYLRQKYKYINVDEVQDTSTLEYSIIESIFYDNNILICGDIFQTIYGWRGSEPRKIISNFTEKYSPIEVVFNKNYRATKNLTEASLGYLLNAFNSEAMSVYSDGLESEAKDLGDKIVFKENDSLYEEASFIYSQIKSLQIKGEDISKVCVLTRDNGYNVNLSKELSYIQKGGQGFEFVLVDQFKFFRRMEVKDIIAFLKLIGNKNDSLSLKRILKRLPTGIGDKTLEEIESSSYRLAGISLSDFIDDKTYKGEYFSLLIEEFKKDNVIIFDVESTGVDVTEDEIIQIAAIKINSKGEKVESFEKFISPKRLVKDSQFVHGFSDDFLKKNGEDKKKVLNEFLEFSKDAVIVGHNVQFDINILTSEVSREKLGEIKFKGFYDTLDIYRRFHSNVENHKLETLSNVFKTKNKPSHNAMDDILATGELLARAISEDIVPTSFERISYIAKHIKSFSDISNKLNNLFKFANENRPCDIITFIVENFNIKSLYKGEDGYNKMERIRDFYVLLKDLDDSLKSNRDSLLEVIKITSLSNGELENIIIKRSGKIRIPIITVHQSKGLEYENVFIAGLQDGKFPSYRAIKSNDIDEEKRTFYVAITRAKKRLYLSCNTNDGYYKRSLRSRFIDLIPQKYVKYDN; from the coding sequence ATGGATTTAAACGAAAGTCAACAAAGGGTAGTAAGCGAAATAGATAGAAATATTCTTCTCCTTGCATCTGCGGGAACAGGAAAAACAGATACAATGTCTAGGAGAATCGCAAATATTATTAAAAGTGGCAGGGCAAATAGTGATGAAATTCTTTGTATAACTTTTACTAATAAAGCTGCAAAGGAAATGGAAAATAGGATAAAGGCTATTATTCAAGAAGAGGGGAATAAAATAACTATTAGAACATTTCATAGTTTTTGCTTTGACATTATAAAAAGGGAAGCTAAGAGAAGTACTGATATTTTTACTGATTTTGTTGTTTTTGATGAAGATGATTGTAGAGATATTATTAAGGGTTTTAGGCCACATGGATTTTCAGAGGATAGTATTCAAAGATTTATAAATATTGTAAAGGAAGAGTCAGTTAAAAAAGGTATAAGCTATAATGCTTCAATTGAAAATATATTTAATAGTAGAGATGATGATATAAATTATATCTGTACTGAGAATAAGAAAGTTAACTTTGATTTGAAAAGATACCTTGAGGCTAATGGAGAAAATCTAATTCATATATATAATAGAGAACTTTCGAATAACCATGGATTAGATTTTAATGACTTAATAATTAAGGCTAAGGAAATACTAAGTAATGAAAATGTAGTTAATTACTTAAGGCAGAAATATAAATATATAAATGTTGATGAGGTCCAAGACACCAGTACACTAGAATACTCAATTATAGAAAGTATTTTCTATGATAACAATATACTTATATGCGGTGATATTTTTCAAACTATATATGGGTGGAGAGGTTCTGAACCTAGAAAGATTATTAGTAATTTTACAGAAAAGTATTCACCTATAGAAGTTGTATTTAATAAAAACTATAGAGCTACTAAGAATCTTACAGAGGCATCACTTGGTTATCTTTTAAATGCATTTAATAGTGAGGCTATGAGTGTATATAGTGATGGATTAGAATCTGAGGCTAAAGATCTTGGAGATAAAATAGTATTTAAGGAAAATGATAGCTTGTATGAAGAGGCAAGTTTTATATATAGTCAAATAAAAAGCCTTCAAATCAAGGGTGAGGATATTTCAAAGGTTTGTGTACTTACAAGGGACAATGGATATAACGTAAATTTAAGTAAGGAATTAAGTTATATTCAAAAAGGTGGACAAGGCTTCGAGTTTGTTCTTGTTGATCAATTTAAGTTTTTTAGAAGAATGGAAGTTAAGGATATAATAGCATTCTTAAAGTTAATAGGTAACAAAAACGACTCATTAAGTCTAAAAAGAATACTAAAAAGACTTCCTACAGGAATAGGAGACAAGACTCTTGAGGAAATAGAAAGTAGTTCATATAGACTAGCGGGAATATCACTTTCTGATTTTATTGATGATAAAACATATAAAGGAGAGTATTTTTCACTGCTTATTGAGGAGTTTAAAAAGGATAATGTAATTATATTTGATGTAGAAAGCACTGGAGTAGATGTTACTGAGGATGAAATTATTCAAATAGCAGCTATAAAGATAAATTCTAAGGGAGAAAAAGTAGAAAGCTTTGAAAAGTTTATATCTCCTAAAAGATTAGTAAAGGATTCACAGTTTGTACATGGATTTAGTGATGATTTTCTAAAGAAGAATGGTGAAGATAAGAAAAAAGTTTTAAATGAGTTTTTAGAGTTTTCTAAGGATGCTGTTATTGTAGGGCATAATGTTCAATTTGATATAAATATATTAACCTCTGAAGTATCAAGGGAGAAACTTGGAGAAATTAAATTTAAAGGATTCTATGATACCTTAGATATATATAGAAGGTTTCATAGTAATGTGGAGAATCATAAGCTTGAAACACTAAGTAATGTTTTTAAAACAAAAAATAAGCCGAGTCATAATGCAATGGATGATATATTAGCAACAGGTGAACTTTTAGCTCGTGCTATTAGTGAGGACATTGTTCCTACTTCCTTTGAGAGAATATCTTATATAGCAAAACATATAAAGTCATTCTCAGATATATCAAATAAATTAAATAATTTATTTAAATTTGCAAATGAAAATAGGCCCTGTGATATTATAACCTTTATAGTTGAAAACTTTAATATTAAGTCCCTTTATAAAGGCGAAGATGGATATAATAAAATGGAGAGAATTAGGGATTTTTATGTACTATTAAAGGATTTAGATGATTCACTTAAAAGTAACAGAGACTCTTTATTAGAAGTTATCAAAATAACATCATTATCTAATGGAGAGCTTGAAAATATAATAATAAAAAGAAGTGGAAAAATAAGAATACCTATAATTACAGTACATCAATCTAAGGGATTAGAATATGAAAACGTTTTCATAGCTGGACTTCAAGATGGAAAGTTTCCCTCATATAGAGCTATAAAAAGTAATGATATAGATGAAGAAAAACGAACATTCTATGTTGCTATAACAAGGGCAAAGAAAAGACTATATCTAAGCTGTAATACTAATGATGGTTATTATAAAAGGTCCTTAAGAAGTAGATTTATAGACTTGATACCACAAAAATATGTTAAATATGATAATTAA